The genome window TGGTGTTAGGAACATCCCAGCTCGTATTGATCTCATTGCTAGAGAGGTGGAGTGGTTCCGGAGCTACATGTAGGGTGAAGCACGATGTCTGTTACATATTGTACCGCCAGGCTCTCTTCCATAGCCTGAGCCTTGGAAAATCTTAAATCCATTCTTTGTAAACTATCACAATGTCGATAAGATTGTCCGAGAGCTTAGGGCTTAAAGAACATGATTCTCGCCAGTATTAGTAAACTTCTTGAAACGTTGGAACAGTTTTAGTAGTACCAGAAATACATCGAACCGCCACCAGTTAGTCCAAAGAATGATCAGACTGGGTGGACTCTTATTATGATATATACCGAGGTCTCTCTATCAGTTGTAAGCACACAAGTACAGAATATCCCATCTCCATCGCTAGACTCAGGCCTCAACAATCTCATCCCCCTCTTCAGCAAGCATCAGTCTCGGAACGCTATGCTTAAACACATTCTCAGGATCATACTTCCTCTTCAAAGCCGCCAGTGTCTCATAATGCTTCCCATAgatcttcttgacatcagcGTCCTCATGAGAACCAAGCGATATATACGACCCCTCCAGGATATTATCCGCATCTTCTGCCTGaagctcagccttgaccttAGCAGCCCACTGGACCCGCTCCTCTGCCATATCTTTATCTGCAAGAATGGCGTAGATCTCAAACATATGATGACGAGCTCTTGTACCGAAAACGGACTTTTGTTCAGGCTCTTGTCCTGAGAGGAGCGTATGATATGAGAAGATCAGACTTCCGCCTGGTGCATTGACGCAGTGCTTTGCTAGGATATCAATCGCCTTCTTGGTTAGAGTCTTACAGTTGAGAGTGTAGACTCGGCCGTATGAAGGCCAGGTGACCAATTTCTCATTGTTCTCAAGCATTTCCGCAAGTGTAATCTCCTGTGTATTCTCCATTACGCAAGTTGCTGCTCCAGCTATGTTCTTTATCCAAGTTCGGCCTTGGTCTTTGTCTTCGCCGTGCCATGTCGCGATGACCATGAGACTGACGGGTTGACCTGGCATTTGGGCGATCATCGGTTGCAGTTGTAGATACACCGGGAGTTGGCCTGATGCGAGAAGCCTTTCGTAGTGCTGGGTGTAGGAGTTTAGAGCTGAGGCTAGGTCGGTTGAGTCGTAGATGATCATAGACGAGAGGATCTAAACATGTGAGTTGTCGCCTTTTGGGATAGGGAAAGGATGTACCTTGTTGATTGGGTAGACTTTGATAGTAAGCTCAACGATTACACCGAGTGAGCCGCCGCCACCTCGAATGCCGACAAGCAGTTCTTCATTAGCATCCTGGACTTCTCCACGAGCATTGATGATATTTGCTCCAATGATCTGATCGACACCCTGACCATGATGCGATGTCAGCGGACCGTAGCCTCCGAGAGTCGCCCATCCAGTATATCCTACACTCGCGACAGTACCACTGGATTCTTCAGTCAGTATCGCAACTTGTCAAGTTGGTTCCAGCTACTCACGTAGGCGTACTCAAACCTTGTTTCACCAAGGTCCTGGCCAAATCACCACTAAGAATACCTCCGCCAACTCTTGCGcttttcttgtcttcagAAATGACAACGTGCTTGATATCTCGCATGTCAATCACGAGCGCCCCGTCGACCAATGTTCGACTGGCGCAGTCGTGGCCTCCGCCTCGCACGCTGAACTCGACGCCGTGCTCCAAGCAGAACTGCACTATTAAAGCAACTTCATCGCTGCTCTGAGGTCTGATTACACCAAGAGTCTGAACCGGTTTTTCAACAAAACATTGTTCGACTTGCTTGTAGCCTTCTGCATCAGATGAGTAGATCTTGGCTTGCGTGTTGGCCAGGTGAGCCTTGAGCTGCGAAAACAGAGACGTTGCAGTCATGATGAATACAATTTATGTGGAATGAGCATGCAAAGATATTGGAGGTTACTGCGGTCATATTTATATCCTCGGGGACTTCTAAGCCACGGCCCCGCTGGGCAACTTGAGCTTGTCCAGCTCACCCAATGCCTTGAAGCCATGGCGCATGCATGTTTCTTACGGCGGATGAATAAGCCAATCACCGCGGAAGCAGACGCTACGCTGACATCTCAGGACAGCTGCTTATTCGTCCAAGAACGAACTAATGCAAGCCTGTCTTACTTGCTTTCACgatatacttttagtaagaCTGAATGGGATTCCCCTCTTTCCTCTGTCATCTGCGATAGAGACTGGAGTTTTGAGTACGATATGGTAGAGCCAACGTAGGTCAAAGTGGCTCGGTTGCCAATAAGGGACTTATGGAGCGCTGCAGGCGGGGAATTAGCGTCCTTGCGCTTCACTAACGAGCGTATAGCGCTTCCAGCGTATTACACATTGCGTCATTGCCGATCAACAAGTGCAGATCAGCTCTAGCCCTCATCTGTCGAAGCGATGACTAAAAATGAAGGCCAGGGTCCTCCACAAAGACTGATGGATCCAAGAAGCGGGGCGTACGTCAGTATTCATTTAGAACTGCTCTGCTGCTCTTTGGCCTCTCCGAAGGATGGAGAGGATCTAGGCTATGGTACCTGTAGGATCTGATCCGTTATCTAAGCGCCTGATCTCGGCATCGGCCTTCCGCAGGCGGGGGCTTACGCTGCTGATCTGTAAGGCGCAGCAACTTGTTAATAAGGCACTTTGCCACGACACAAAGCCTGCCAGCAAGACTTCATAATCGCCCACTTGGAGACAATGACTTTGAGGGTTGGAATTATTGGCGCGGGCATCGGTGGCTTGAGCGTCGCTGTCGCTCTTCGACGAACAGGCGCACAAGTTGAGGTCACCAAACCAACACCTAGCAATTGTGCTCGACTGACATTTTGCAGGTCTTTGAGAGATCCAACTTCAAAGACGAAATCGGCgccgccatcaccatcaccccAAATGGAATGCGCGTCCTTCAACACTTCGGCTTTGATCCCAAGACGGCGTGCGGTGTGCAAAATAAGCAAATGCGTATGGTACATCCGCAGAcccttgaggatcttgtcgtCGAGAACTTTAGTCAGGTTGAAGATGACTATGGTGCAACATTCATGTTCTTTCATCGAGTAGATCTTCATACTGCGCTGAAAGAAATGGCTTTGTCGAGTGATGAACGGTATCCAGGTCCCCCGGTGGTGATTCATAATGGACATTCTGTTACGAGCCTTGATTGTgagaaagccaagattgTGTTGGACAACGGAGAGATTTTTGAGAAAGATCTTATTATTGTTGCTGACGGCGTTCGAGTAAGTTCAGTATGAATCACGTTGTAATGTTGGCTAATCTTCCTTTCAGACTAAACTTATCGACCAAATCTCCCAAAAGGACGTCTCTCTCGAAGATATCGGCTACTCATTCTATCGCTGTCTAATCCCCTTCTCCGAAATAAACAAAAACCCCGACCTCGAagccatcttcaagaaccaAGATCCAGGTTTCTGGGTCCCCTTCGATCTATCTACAGCAACGTTCCTCGTCACGTATCCCTGCCGCGATGGAAAGATGCTCAACGTTGCGTTTCGTCACAAGACTAAAGCGGAGAATGAGCATGCAGTTGATTGGAACACTGACACAAATGTTCAAGACATCACTGCCATGGTCGGGGGGTTTAATCCGCTGGTGGCTAAGCTGTTTAGCTTATCAGCGAGTGTTTCTGTTCATAAGCTGTTTCGAAGGGAGCCACTTGAGACGTATACTCGCGGGAGAGCGGTGATAATTGGTGATGCTGCACATCCAATTCAGCCAACTCATGGTATGTTTCAGTACCCTTTTAGGAAGGCAATGCTAACAGGAAGTATAGCACAAGGCGCAGTTCTTGCgattgaagaagcagcagcgCTCGAAGCTCTATTCAAAGACATGCAGAACCCAGAAAAGGTCGAGGAACGTCTTAGCTTATACAATGATATTTTGAAGCGTCGCATCCATGTTACTCAACTGCTTTCTGATGCGCAACCCGGAATATCCAGTGTGCTACGAAAGCGAGCTGAAGATATCTGGGGAGAAGGCATCTTTCCTCCTGAAGCGATGAACTTTACGAAGCCGATTCGGGACTTCTTTTATGCTTGGGATGTCATGGAAGAGGCGGAGAATGTTTTGGCACGTGCGGCATAGTCCATCATTTTTCCTACAATTTAAACACTTCATTAATGATAAGTATTGCTGCGGCTTTTGGCTAATATCTACGAGCTTGGAATAGTGAAGATATGTCCCTGCAAGACTCTCACGCCTTAGGGACTAATGACACCGAAGCTGGGTTGGAGAAGAATATCTGTAATCCCACCTGTATTTCCCATCTGGCCTTCAAGTAATCCGTACACTTTCCAATCATGTGAGAATCAATACATGAGCTGTCCTGAGAGCCATGTCCTTGTCTCGCATTTACGATAGTCCGTCTCTGCATGATGACGTGCGTTGCTGCCCAACCTAAGACGGATGATCGACAGCACTTTTACGGAAGAACAGCACAAACTCCAATGTCTCTCTACTATATCCCT of Fusarium musae strain F31 chromosome 5, whole genome shotgun sequence contains these proteins:
- a CDS encoding hypothetical protein (CAZy:AA7) translates to MTATSLFSQLKAHLANTQAKIYSSDAEGYKQVEQCFVEKPVQTLGVIRPQSSDEVALIVQFCLEHGVEFSVRGGGHDCASRTLVDGALVIDMRDIKHVVISEDKKSARVGGGILSGDLARTLVKQGLSTPTGTVASVGYTGWATLGGYGPLTSHHGQGVDQIIGANIINARGEVQDANEELLVGIRGGGGSLGVIVELTIKVYPINKILSSMIIYDSTDLASALNSYTQHYERLLASGQLPVYLQLQPMIAQMPGQPVSLMVIATWHGEDKDQGRTWIKNIAGAATCVMENTQEITLAEMLENNEKLVTWPSYGRVYTLNCKTLTKKAIDILAKHCVNAPGGSLIFSYHTLLSGQEPEQKSVFGTRARHHMFEIYAILADKDMAEERVQWAAKVKAELQAEDADNILEGSYISLGSHEDADVKKIYGKHYETLAALKRKYDPENVFKHSVPRLMLAEEGDEIVEA
- a CDS encoding hypothetical protein (EggNog:ENOG41), which encodes MTLRVGIIGAGIGGLSVAVALRRTGAQVEVFERSNFKDEIGAAITITPNGMRVLQHFGFDPKTACGVQNKQMRMVHPQTLEDLVVENFSQVEDDYGATFMFFHRVDLHTALKEMALSSDERYPGPPVVIHNGHSVTSLDCEKAKIVLDNGEIFEKDLIIVADGVRTKLIDQISQKDVSLEDIGYSFYRCLIPFSEINKNPDLEAIFKNQDPGFWVPFDLSTATFLVTYPCRDGKMLNVAFRHKTKAENEHAVDWNTDTNVQDITAMVGGFNPLVAKLFSLSASVSVHKLFRREPLETYTRGRAVIIGDAAHPIQPTHAQGAVLAIEEAAALEALFKDMQNPEKVEERLSLYNDILKRRIHVTQLLSDAQPGISSVLRKRAEDIWGEGIFPPEAMNFTKPIRDFFYAWDVMEEAENVLARAA